The Burkholderia ubonensis genome has a window encoding:
- a CDS encoding aspartate aminotransferase family protein: protein MSANDDATFWHNATHHLIRYGGTFEPLIVERAQGSFVYDADGRAILDFTSGQMSAVLGHCHPDIVAVIAEYAGKLDHLFSGMLSRPVVELATRLADLTPPGLDRALLLSTGAESNEAAIRMAKLVTGKYEIVGFAQSWHGMTGAAASATYSAGRRGVGPAAVGSFAIPAPFAYRPRFERNGAYDYLAELDYAFDLIDRQSSGNLAAFIAEPILSSGGIIELPDGYMAALKRKCDERGMLLILDEAQTGVGRTGTMFACQRDGVTPDILTLSKTLGAGLPLAAVVTSAQIEERAHALGYLFYTTHVSDPLPAAVGLRVLDVVQRDGLVQRANLMGERLRRGLLDLMERFECIGDVRGRGLLLGVEIVKDRRTKEPADGLGAKITRECMKLGLSMNIVQLPGMGGVFRIAPPLTVSEAEIDLGLSLLEQAIARAL from the coding sequence ATGTCCGCAAACGACGACGCAACGTTCTGGCACAACGCGACGCATCACCTGATCCGCTACGGCGGCACGTTCGAGCCGCTCATCGTCGAGCGTGCGCAGGGCAGCTTCGTCTACGACGCGGACGGCCGCGCGATCCTCGACTTCACGTCGGGCCAGATGAGCGCGGTGCTCGGGCACTGCCATCCGGACATCGTCGCGGTCATCGCCGAATACGCCGGCAAGCTCGATCACCTGTTCAGCGGGATGCTGTCGCGGCCGGTCGTCGAGCTCGCGACGCGCCTCGCCGACCTCACGCCGCCGGGCCTCGATCGCGCGCTGCTGCTGAGCACCGGCGCGGAATCGAACGAAGCGGCGATCCGGATGGCGAAGCTCGTCACCGGCAAGTACGAGATCGTCGGCTTCGCGCAGTCGTGGCATGGGATGACGGGCGCGGCGGCGTCCGCCACCTACAGCGCGGGCCGCAGGGGCGTCGGCCCGGCGGCCGTGGGCTCGTTCGCGATTCCGGCGCCGTTCGCGTACCGGCCGCGCTTCGAGCGCAACGGCGCGTACGACTACCTTGCCGAGCTCGACTACGCGTTCGATCTGATCGATCGCCAGTCCAGCGGCAATCTCGCCGCGTTCATCGCGGAGCCGATCCTCAGCTCGGGCGGCATCATCGAGCTGCCGGACGGCTACATGGCGGCGCTCAAGCGCAAGTGCGACGAGCGCGGGATGCTGCTGATCCTCGACGAAGCGCAGACGGGCGTGGGCCGCACCGGCACGATGTTCGCGTGCCAGCGCGACGGCGTGACGCCCGACATCCTGACGCTGTCGAAGACGCTCGGCGCCGGGCTGCCGCTCGCGGCCGTCGTGACGTCCGCGCAGATCGAGGAGCGCGCGCACGCGCTCGGCTACCTGTTCTACACGACCCACGTGTCGGACCCGCTGCCGGCCGCGGTCGGCCTGCGCGTGCTCGACGTGGTGCAGCGCGACGGCCTCGTGCAACGCGCGAACCTGATGGGCGAGCGGCTGCGGCGCGGGCTGCTCGACCTGATGGAGCGCTTCGAATGCATCGGCGACGTGCGCGGACGCGGGTTGCTGCTCGGCGTCGAGATCGTCAAGGATCGCCGCACGAAGGAGCCGGCCGATGGCCTCGGCGCGAAGATCACGCGCGAATGCATGAAGCTCGGGCTCAGCATGAACATCGTGCAGCTGCCGGGGATGGGCGGCGTGTTCCGGATCGCGCCGCCGCTCACGGTCAGCGAAGCCGAAATCGATCTCGGGCTGTCGCTGCTCGAACAGGCGATCGCGCGCGCGCTGTAA
- a CDS encoding AraC family transcriptional regulator: MGRAADDGGTHEHWLVARRDPETGIESLRAHFSGHAYDPHDHDDMLIGFTEQGVQRFQCHRSLHTSVPGRAILIEPGATHDGHAPEAGGFTYSMLYLPQAWVERAARRIDLPGLSGVEAAFGHTLVDDRALVEAIRDAFVALHGNEGKLARDQTLDRLLTRLGGQLRASSPTGVGGRDVPPAIARVRELLHMRMDGNPGLDELAELAGVDRFRLTRLFQRAYGTSPHAYLVRLRLRAARRLLAAGRTPAQAAADVGFADQSHLGRWFRRAYRMTPAAYRRICTNVPD, from the coding sequence ATGGGACGCGCAGCGGATGACGGCGGCACGCACGAGCACTGGCTCGTCGCGCGCCGCGATCCTGAAACGGGGATCGAAAGCCTGCGCGCGCATTTCAGCGGCCACGCATACGACCCGCACGATCACGACGACATGCTGATCGGCTTCACCGAACAGGGCGTGCAGCGGTTCCAGTGTCATCGGTCGCTGCATACCAGCGTGCCGGGCCGCGCGATCCTGATCGAGCCCGGTGCGACGCACGACGGCCATGCGCCGGAAGCCGGCGGCTTCACGTATTCGATGCTGTACCTGCCGCAGGCATGGGTCGAGCGTGCGGCGCGCCGCATCGATCTTCCAGGCCTGAGCGGCGTCGAAGCCGCGTTCGGCCATACGCTGGTCGACGATCGCGCGCTCGTCGAGGCGATCCGCGACGCCTTCGTCGCGCTGCACGGCAACGAAGGCAAGCTCGCGCGCGACCAGACGCTCGACCGTCTGCTCACGCGGCTCGGCGGCCAGCTGCGCGCGTCGTCGCCGACCGGCGTCGGCGGCCGCGACGTGCCGCCCGCGATCGCGCGCGTGCGCGAGCTGCTGCACATGCGAATGGACGGCAACCCGGGGCTCGACGAACTCGCCGAACTCGCTGGCGTCGATCGCTTCCGGCTCACGCGGCTGTTCCAGCGGGCCTACGGCACGTCGCCGCACGCGTATCTGGTGCGCCTGCGGCTGCGCGCCGCGCGGCGGCTGCTCGCGGCCGGCCGCACGCCCGCGCAGGCCGCCGCGGACGTCGGTTTCGCCGACCAGAGCCACCTCGGCCGCTGGTTCCGCCGCGCGTACCGGATGACGCCGGCCGCGTATCGGCGGATCTGCACAAACGTTCCAGACTGA
- a CDS encoding DUF2000 domain-containing protein: MFDTKVALIVRDDLAAWQKLNVVAFLATGVAAGAPDALGEPYEDAAGNRYGRMLGQPMLVFAADLNGLQAAHRQALSRELRIVPYVRAMFSTGHDAANRDAFRAEDAANLDLVGLALHGPKKAVDKAVKGLSLHA, from the coding sequence ATGTTCGATACGAAGGTGGCATTGATCGTGCGCGACGATCTCGCGGCGTGGCAGAAACTCAACGTGGTCGCGTTTCTCGCGACGGGTGTCGCGGCCGGTGCACCCGATGCGCTCGGCGAGCCATACGAGGATGCGGCCGGCAATCGCTACGGCCGCATGCTCGGCCAGCCGATGCTGGTGTTCGCGGCCGATCTGAACGGGCTGCAGGCCGCGCATCGGCAGGCGCTGTCGCGCGAGCTGAGGATCGTGCCGTACGTGCGCGCGATGTTCTCGACCGGGCACGACGCGGCCAACCGCGACGCGTTTCGCGCCGAGGATGCCGCCAATCTGGATCTGGTCGGCCTCGCGCTGCACGGGCCGAAGAAGGCCGTCGACAAGGCCGTGAAGGGGCTCTCGCTGCACGCATGA
- a CDS encoding VOC family protein, translating into MKVKRIVANIDTQSIDDARRFYQRIFGLDLLMDHGWIATYGNAEQMSVQISFASQGGAGTPTPDLSIEVDDLDEALARVRAAGIPVEYGPADEPWGVRRFFVRDPFGKLVNVLVHR; encoded by the coding sequence ATGAAGGTCAAACGGATCGTCGCCAATATCGACACGCAGTCGATCGACGACGCAAGGCGTTTCTACCAGCGGATATTCGGCCTCGACCTGCTGATGGACCACGGCTGGATCGCGACGTACGGCAATGCCGAGCAGATGAGCGTGCAGATCAGCTTTGCGTCGCAGGGCGGGGCGGGCACGCCGACGCCCGACTTGTCGATCGAGGTCGATGATCTCGACGAGGCGCTTGCGCGCGTTCGTGCGGCAGGCATTCCGGTCGAATACGGCCCGGCCGACGAGCCGTGGGGTGTTCGGCGGTTCTTCGTTCGCGATCCGTTCGGCAAGCTCGTCAACGTGCTCGTGCATCGCTGA
- a CDS encoding ABC transporter ATP-binding protein, producing the protein MLKLEQVHTHYGAVEALAGVSIEVNKGEIVTLIGSNGAGKTTLMMTVCGTPRASSGRVLFEGKDITGMSTHQIMRQGMAISPEGRRVFPSLTVLENLKMGGFFASRDEIDAGVEHVYRLFPRLKERSSQRAGTMSGGEQQMLAIGRALMSKPRLLLLDEPTLGLAPLVIAQIFDIIRMIRDEGVTVFLVEQNANKALHVADRGYVLETGRVVLADTGANLLANDRIKQAYLGG; encoded by the coding sequence ATGCTGAAGCTGGAACAGGTCCATACGCACTACGGCGCGGTCGAGGCGCTCGCGGGCGTGTCGATCGAAGTGAACAAGGGCGAGATCGTCACGCTGATCGGCAGCAACGGCGCCGGCAAGACGACGCTGATGATGACCGTGTGCGGCACGCCGCGCGCGTCGTCGGGCCGCGTGCTGTTCGAGGGCAAGGACATCACCGGGATGTCGACGCACCAGATCATGCGGCAGGGGATGGCGATCTCGCCGGAAGGGCGGCGCGTGTTCCCGAGCCTCACGGTGCTCGAGAACCTGAAGATGGGCGGGTTCTTCGCGAGCCGCGACGAGATCGACGCGGGCGTCGAGCACGTGTACCGCCTCTTTCCGCGCCTGAAGGAGCGTTCGTCGCAGCGCGCGGGCACGATGTCGGGCGGCGAGCAGCAGATGCTCGCGATCGGCCGCGCGCTGATGAGCAAGCCGCGCCTGCTGCTGCTCGACGAGCCGACGCTCGGCCTCGCGCCGCTCGTGATCGCGCAGATCTTCGACATCATCCGGATGATCCGCGACGAGGGCGTGACGGTGTTCCTCGTCGAGCAGAACGCGAACAAGGCGCTGCACGTTGCCGATCGCGGGTACGTGCTGGAGACGGGGCGGGTCGTGCTCGCGGATACCGGCGCGAACCTGCTCGCGAACGACCGGATCAAGCAGGCTTATCTGGGCGGCTGA